The proteins below come from a single Micropterus dolomieu isolate WLL.071019.BEF.003 ecotype Adirondacks linkage group LG05, ASM2129224v1, whole genome shotgun sequence genomic window:
- the sele gene encoding E-selectin isoform X2: protein MKFCFGLLDTLVSETSTSWIRLTFLCSMLCMWTSVECWSYFYSNTTMPWDEARAWCQEHHTDMVAIQNQEEIKYLNTWLPKKVGYYWIGIRKINNIWTWVGTNKSLTAEATNWATGEPNNGKNGLTKGVSEDCVEMYIKRLAQSGKWNDERCFKLKTALCYTAACRNDSCHFGDCVETINSHKCVCFEGFSGEKCEKIVKCNKEKVTPPYKGSVNCTHKYEDFSYDSLCQYSCEEGYQLNRIKPLTCTASGKWSEQPPACELVRCQELTPPTRGSMNCSDPLGPSSYQSTCVFTCDEGYVLKGSPSNTLQCEASRNWNSSQPDCVAVQCPALQKLGNGIVSCGDDADMSFSYGSTCSFSCAPGYYLVGPSRVTCTSAAEWSEKMPHCEAITCQNPEGEDHLITSCSQRLNDLRPDSTCSFSCAPGYQLKGVHTILCSKDGQWTSTPPTCTARCPLLEAPENGHVNCSSNEPVYNSQCSFTCNQDYSIDGHDLLTCDRHGNWTGEKPTCQAPPSPVIAIASSVATGGTVLSGLSVAMWILKRLKQKATKFELSSNSDIEVPPQVYKNSIDSLI from the exons ATG aagTTCTGCTTTGGATTACTTGACACCCTTGTTTCTGAGACCTCTACCTCCTGGATTCGCTTGACCTTTCTTTGTTCAA TGCTGTGCATGTGGACTAGTGTAGAGTGCTGGTCCTACTTCTACTCTAACACCACCATGCCTTGGGATGAAGCTAGAGCCTGGTGCCAGGAGCACCACACAGACATGGTGGCTATCCAGAACCAGGAGGAGATCAAGTATCTCAACACCTGGCTGCCCAAGAAAGTCGGTTACTACTGGATTGGGATTCGCAAGATCAATAACATCTGGACCTGGGTAGGGACCAACAAGTCTCTGACAGCAGAAGCAACCAACTGGGCAACAGGCGAACCAAACAATGGCAAAAACGGACTAACTAAGGGCGTGAGTGAGGATTGTGTGGAGATGTACATTAAAAGGCTGGCGCAGTCAGGCAAATGGAACGATGAGAGGTGCTTCAAGCTGAAGACCGCTCTGTGCTACACAG CTGCCTGTAGGAACGACTCATGCCACTTTGGAGACTGTGTAGAAACCATCAACAGCCACAAGTGTGTCTGCTTTGAAGGTTTTAGCGGAGAGAAGTGTGAGAAAA TTGTTAAGTGTAACAAAGAGAAGGTGACCCCCCCTTACAAGGGAAGTGTAAACTGCACTCATAAGTATGAAGACTTCTCCTACGACTCCTTGTGCCAGTATTCCTGCGAGGAAGGATACCAGCTAAATAGGATAAAACCCCTGACATGTACTGCCTCAGGAAAGTGGTCAGAGCAGCCTCCTGCATGTGAAT TGGTTCGGTGTCAGGAGCTGACTCCTCCAACCAGAGGATCCATGAACTGCTCCGATCCTCTGGGCccctccagctaccagtccacctgtgtgttcacctgtgaTGAAGGCTATGTTCTCAAAGGTTCCCCGTCTAACACTCTGCAATGTGAAGCATCAAGAAATTGGAATTCGTCTCAGCCGGATTGTGTTG CTGTTCAGTGCCCTGCTCTCCAGAAGCTAGGGAATGGCATTGTCAGCTGTGGAGATGATGCAGATATGAGTTTCAGCTACGGAAGCACCTGCAGCTTCAGCTGTGCCCCAGGCTACTACCTGGTGGGACCAAGCAGGGTGACATGCACGTCAGCAGCTGAGTGGAGTGAGAAGATGCCTCACTGTGAAG CCATCACTTGCCAGAACCCAGAGGGAGAAG ATCACCTGATCACCAGCTGCAGCCAACGTTTGAATGACCTGCGGCCAGACTCCACCTGCAGCTTCAGCTGTGCCCCAGGCTACCAACTGAAGGGAGTGCACACTATTCTCTGTTCTAAGGACGGACAGTGGACCTCCACCCCACCAACCTGCACAG CGAGATGCCCGTTGCTTGAGGCTCCTGAAAACGGTCATGTCAACTGCTCAAGCAATGAGCCAGTGTACAACTCACAGTGCTCCTTCACATGCAATCAAGATTACTCAATTGATGGACATGACCTGCTGACCTGTGATCGTCATGGCAATTGGACTGGAGAGAAACCCACCTGCCaag CTCCCCCATCTCCAGTCATTGCCATTGCTTCTAGCGTGGCAACAGGGGGCACTGTCTTATCTGGTCTGTCTGTGGCTATGTGGATCCTGAAACGACTGAAGCAGAAAGCCACCAAGTTTGAGCTGAGCAG CAACTCTGACATTGAGGTCCCTCCACAGGTCTACAAAAACAGCATTGACAGCCTCATATAA
- the sele gene encoding E-selectin isoform X3, whose amino-acid sequence MKFCFGLLDTLVSETSTSWIRLTFLCSMLCMWTSVECWSYFYSNTTMPWDEARAWCQEHHTDMVAIQNQEEIKYLNTWLPKKVGYYWIGIRKINNIWTWVGTNKSLTAEATNWATGEPNNGKNGLTKGVSEDCVEMYIKRLAQSGKWNDERCFKLKTALCYTAACRNDSCHFGDCVETINSHKCVCFEGFSGEKCEKIVKCNKEKVTPPYKGSVNCTHKYEDFSYDSLCQYSCEEGYQLNRIKPLTCTASGKWSEQPPACELVRCQELTPPTRGSMNCSDPLGPSSYQSTCVFTCDEGYVLKGSPSNTLQCEASRNWNSSQPDCVAVQCPALQKLGNGIVSCGDDADMSFSYGSTCSFSCAPGYYLVGPSRVTCTSAAEWSEKMPHCEAITCQNPEGEDHLITSCSQRLNDLRPDSTCSFSCAPGFELKGVHTILCSKDGQWTSTPPTCTVVRCQDLTPPTRGSMNCSDPLGPSSYQSTCVFTCDEGYVLKGSPSNTLQCGCSQRLNDLRPDSTCSFSCAPGYQLKGVHTILCSKDGQWTSTPPTCTARCPLLEAPENGHVNCSSNEPVYNSQCSFTCNQDYSIDGHDLLTCDRHGNWTGEKPTCQAPPSPVIAIASSVATGGTVLSGLSVAMWILKRLKQKATKFELSSNSDIEVPPQVYKNSIDSLI is encoded by the exons ATG aagTTCTGCTTTGGATTACTTGACACCCTTGTTTCTGAGACCTCTACCTCCTGGATTCGCTTGACCTTTCTTTGTTCAA TGCTGTGCATGTGGACTAGTGTAGAGTGCTGGTCCTACTTCTACTCTAACACCACCATGCCTTGGGATGAAGCTAGAGCCTGGTGCCAGGAGCACCACACAGACATGGTGGCTATCCAGAACCAGGAGGAGATCAAGTATCTCAACACCTGGCTGCCCAAGAAAGTCGGTTACTACTGGATTGGGATTCGCAAGATCAATAACATCTGGACCTGGGTAGGGACCAACAAGTCTCTGACAGCAGAAGCAACCAACTGGGCAACAGGCGAACCAAACAATGGCAAAAACGGACTAACTAAGGGCGTGAGTGAGGATTGTGTGGAGATGTACATTAAAAGGCTGGCGCAGTCAGGCAAATGGAACGATGAGAGGTGCTTCAAGCTGAAGACCGCTCTGTGCTACACAG CTGCCTGTAGGAACGACTCATGCCACTTTGGAGACTGTGTAGAAACCATCAACAGCCACAAGTGTGTCTGCTTTGAAGGTTTTAGCGGAGAGAAGTGTGAGAAAA TTGTTAAGTGTAACAAAGAGAAGGTGACCCCCCCTTACAAGGGAAGTGTAAACTGCACTCATAAGTATGAAGACTTCTCCTACGACTCCTTGTGCCAGTATTCCTGCGAGGAAGGATACCAGCTAAATAGGATAAAACCCCTGACATGTACTGCCTCAGGAAAGTGGTCAGAGCAGCCTCCTGCATGTGAAT TGGTTCGGTGTCAGGAGCTGACTCCTCCAACCAGAGGATCCATGAACTGCTCCGATCCTCTGGGCccctccagctaccagtccacctgtgtgttcacctgtgaTGAAGGCTATGTTCTCAAAGGTTCCCCGTCTAACACTCTGCAATGTGAAGCATCAAGAAATTGGAATTCGTCTCAGCCGGATTGTGTTG CTGTTCAGTGCCCTGCTCTCCAGAAGCTAGGGAATGGCATTGTCAGCTGTGGAGATGATGCAGATATGAGTTTCAGCTACGGAAGCACCTGCAGCTTCAGCTGTGCCCCAGGCTACTACCTGGTGGGACCAAGCAGGGTGACATGCACGTCAGCAGCTGAGTGGAGTGAGAAGATGCCTCACTGTGAAG CCATCACTTGCCAGAACCCAGAGGGAGAAGATCACCTGATCACCAGCTGCAGCCAACGTTTGAATGACCTGCGGCCAGACTCCACCTGCAGCTTCAGCTGTGCCCCAGGCTTTGAACTGAAGGGAGTGCACACTATTCTCTGTTCTAAGGACGGACAGTGGACCTCCACCCCACCAACCTGCACAG TGGTTCGGTGTCAGGACCTGACTCCTCCAACCAGAGGATCCATGAACTGCTCCGATCCTCTGGGCccctccagctaccagtccacctgtgtgttcacctgtgaTGAAGGCTATGTTCTCAAAGGTTCCCCGTCTAACACTCTGCAATGTG GCTGCAGCCAACGTTTGAATGACCTGCGGCCAGACTCCACCTGCAGCTTCAGCTGTGCCCCAGGCTACCAACTGAAGGGAGTGCACACTATTCTCTGTTCTAAGGACGGACAGTGGACCTCCACCCCACCAACCTGCACAG CGAGATGCCCGTTGCTTGAGGCTCCTGAAAACGGTCATGTCAACTGCTCAAGCAATGAGCCAGTGTACAACTCACAGTGCTCCTTCACATGCAATCAAGATTACTCAATTGATGGACATGACCTGCTGACCTGTGATCGTCATGGCAATTGGACTGGAGAGAAACCCACCTGCCaag CTCCCCCATCTCCAGTCATTGCCATTGCTTCTAGCGTGGCAACAGGGGGCACTGTCTTATCTGGTCTGTCTGTGGCTATGTGGATCCTGAAACGACTGAAGCAGAAAGCCACCAAGTTTGAGCTGAGCAG CAACTCTGACATTGAGGTCCCTCCACAGGTCTACAAAAACAGCATTGACAGCCTCATATAA
- the sele gene encoding E-selectin isoform X1: MKFCFGLLDTLVSETSTSWIRLTFLCSMLCMWTSVECWSYFYSNTTMPWDEARAWCQEHHTDMVAIQNQEEIKYLNTWLPKKVGYYWIGIRKINNIWTWVGTNKSLTAEATNWATGEPNNGKNGLTKGVSEDCVEMYIKRLAQSGKWNDERCFKLKTALCYTAACRNDSCHFGDCVETINSHKCVCFEGFSGEKCEKIVKCNKEKVTPPYKGSVNCTHKYEDFSYDSLCQYSCEEGYQLNRIKPLTCTASGKWSEQPPACELVRCQELTPPTRGSMNCSDPLGPSSYQSTCVFTCDEGYVLKGSPSNTLQCEASRNWNSSQPDCVAVQCPALQKLGNGIVSCGDDADMSFSYGSTCSFSCAPGYYLVGPSRVTCTSAAEWSEKMPHCEAITCQNPEGEDHLITSCSQRLNDLRPDSTCSFSCAPGFELKGVHTILCSKDGQWTSTPPTCTARCPLLEAPENGHVNCSSNEPVYNSQCSFTCNQDYSIDGHDLLTCDRHGNWTGEKPTCQAPPSPVIAIASSVATGGTVLSGLSVAMWILKRLKQKATKFELSSNSDIEVPPQVYKNSIDSLI; encoded by the exons ATG aagTTCTGCTTTGGATTACTTGACACCCTTGTTTCTGAGACCTCTACCTCCTGGATTCGCTTGACCTTTCTTTGTTCAA TGCTGTGCATGTGGACTAGTGTAGAGTGCTGGTCCTACTTCTACTCTAACACCACCATGCCTTGGGATGAAGCTAGAGCCTGGTGCCAGGAGCACCACACAGACATGGTGGCTATCCAGAACCAGGAGGAGATCAAGTATCTCAACACCTGGCTGCCCAAGAAAGTCGGTTACTACTGGATTGGGATTCGCAAGATCAATAACATCTGGACCTGGGTAGGGACCAACAAGTCTCTGACAGCAGAAGCAACCAACTGGGCAACAGGCGAACCAAACAATGGCAAAAACGGACTAACTAAGGGCGTGAGTGAGGATTGTGTGGAGATGTACATTAAAAGGCTGGCGCAGTCAGGCAAATGGAACGATGAGAGGTGCTTCAAGCTGAAGACCGCTCTGTGCTACACAG CTGCCTGTAGGAACGACTCATGCCACTTTGGAGACTGTGTAGAAACCATCAACAGCCACAAGTGTGTCTGCTTTGAAGGTTTTAGCGGAGAGAAGTGTGAGAAAA TTGTTAAGTGTAACAAAGAGAAGGTGACCCCCCCTTACAAGGGAAGTGTAAACTGCACTCATAAGTATGAAGACTTCTCCTACGACTCCTTGTGCCAGTATTCCTGCGAGGAAGGATACCAGCTAAATAGGATAAAACCCCTGACATGTACTGCCTCAGGAAAGTGGTCAGAGCAGCCTCCTGCATGTGAAT TGGTTCGGTGTCAGGAGCTGACTCCTCCAACCAGAGGATCCATGAACTGCTCCGATCCTCTGGGCccctccagctaccagtccacctgtgtgttcacctgtgaTGAAGGCTATGTTCTCAAAGGTTCCCCGTCTAACACTCTGCAATGTGAAGCATCAAGAAATTGGAATTCGTCTCAGCCGGATTGTGTTG CTGTTCAGTGCCCTGCTCTCCAGAAGCTAGGGAATGGCATTGTCAGCTGTGGAGATGATGCAGATATGAGTTTCAGCTACGGAAGCACCTGCAGCTTCAGCTGTGCCCCAGGCTACTACCTGGTGGGACCAAGCAGGGTGACATGCACGTCAGCAGCTGAGTGGAGTGAGAAGATGCCTCACTGTGAAG CCATCACTTGCCAGAACCCAGAGGGAGAAGATCACCTGATCACCAGCTGCAGCCAACGTTTGAATGACCTGCGGCCAGACTCCACCTGCAGCTTCAGCTGTGCCCCAGGCTTTGAACTGAAGGGAGTGCACACTATTCTCTGTTCTAAGGACGGACAGTGGACCTCCACCCCACCAACCTGCACAG CGAGATGCCCGTTGCTTGAGGCTCCTGAAAACGGTCATGTCAACTGCTCAAGCAATGAGCCAGTGTACAACTCACAGTGCTCCTTCACATGCAATCAAGATTACTCAATTGATGGACATGACCTGCTGACCTGTGATCGTCATGGCAATTGGACTGGAGAGAAACCCACCTGCCaag CTCCCCCATCTCCAGTCATTGCCATTGCTTCTAGCGTGGCAACAGGGGGCACTGTCTTATCTGGTCTGTCTGTGGCTATGTGGATCCTGAAACGACTGAAGCAGAAAGCCACCAAGTTTGAGCTGAGCAG CAACTCTGACATTGAGGTCCCTCCACAGGTCTACAAAAACAGCATTGACAGCCTCATATAA
- the LOC123970797 gene encoding L-selectin-like isoform X2 produces MNWTLILLLGSSLAGTVFCWTYHYSNKIMNWTQARQWCQTNYTDMVVIQSQAENDYLVSKLPNLTSSPYYWIGITKQNKNDTWTWIGNNSTWIGNESWAVNEPNNNHITEFCVEIYVNNRDNRGKWNDEKCSNKKYAVCYKAQCNTTSCDRGTCQETINNITCLCEPGFEGDRCQTALECPALSQPDNGYLSCSEENQSFNSTCQFFCHPGFLMIGSPVVSCGLTGVWSGPRPTCASYKKALLAVAGCGAFSVFCCICFCWMKQRKRKKLAQVRQPEEASGPSSVAQG; encoded by the exons ATGAACTGGACATTGATCCTCCTCCTTG GTAGCTCCTTAGCTGGGACTGTCTTCTGCTGGACATATCATTACTCAAACAAAATCATGAACTGGACCCAGGCCCGACAATGGTGCCAGACCAATTATACAGACATGGTGGTCATCCAAAGCCAGGCGGAGAATGACTATTTGGTCTCAAAGCTGCCAAATTTAACTTCTAGTCCATATTATTGGATTGGAATCACTAAACAGAACAAGAATGACACATGGACCTGGATTGGGAATAACAGCACATGGATTGGTAACGAGTCATGGGCAGTAAACGAGCCCAACAATAACCACATCACCGAGTTTTGTGTGGAGATCTACGTGAACAACAGAGATAACCGAGGGAAGTGGAATGATGAGAAATGCAGCAATAAAAAATATGCAGTTTGTTATAAAG CCCAATGTAATACAACATCATGTGACAGAGGAACATGCCAGGAGACCATAAACAACATAACCTGCCTCTGTGAACCTGGCTTTGAGGGAGACAGGTGCCAAACAG CTCTGGAATGCCCCGCTTTGTCTCAGCCTGATAACGGATACCTTAGCTGCTCAGAAGAAAACCAGTCATTCAACTCAACCTGTCAATTTTTTTGCCACCCTGGCTTCCTGATGATAGGCTCGCCGGTAGTCTCTTGTGGGTTGACCGGTGTCTGGAGCGGCCCAAGGCCTACATGTGcaa gCTACAAAAAGGCTCTGCTCGCTGTAGCTGGGTGTGGAGCATTCTCTGTCTTCTGCTGCATCTGTTTTTGCTggatgaaacaaagaaaaa GAAAGAAACTTGCCCAAGTAAG GCAGCCTGAAGAAGCATCAGGTCCATCCAGTGTGGCTCAGGGATGA
- the LOC123970797 gene encoding L-selectin-like isoform X1 gives MNWTLILLLGSSLAGTVFCWTYHYSNKIMNWTQARQWCQTNYTDMVVIQSQAENDYLVSKLPNLTSSPYYWIGITKQNKNDTWTWIGNNSTWIGNESWAVNEPNNNHITEFCVEIYVNNRDNRGKWNDEKCSNKKYAVCYKAQCNTTSCDRGTCQETINNITCLCEPGFEGDRCQTAKCHATLCDSERCQETIDNITCLCEPGFEGDRCQTALECPALSQPDNGYLSCSEENQSFNSTCQFFCHPGFLMIGSPVVSCGLTGVWSGPRPTCASYKKALLAVAGCGAFSVFCCICFCWMKQRKRKKLAQVRQPEEASGPSSVAQG, from the exons ATGAACTGGACATTGATCCTCCTCCTTG GTAGCTCCTTAGCTGGGACTGTCTTCTGCTGGACATATCATTACTCAAACAAAATCATGAACTGGACCCAGGCCCGACAATGGTGCCAGACCAATTATACAGACATGGTGGTCATCCAAAGCCAGGCGGAGAATGACTATTTGGTCTCAAAGCTGCCAAATTTAACTTCTAGTCCATATTATTGGATTGGAATCACTAAACAGAACAAGAATGACACATGGACCTGGATTGGGAATAACAGCACATGGATTGGTAACGAGTCATGGGCAGTAAACGAGCCCAACAATAACCACATCACCGAGTTTTGTGTGGAGATCTACGTGAACAACAGAGATAACCGAGGGAAGTGGAATGATGAGAAATGCAGCAATAAAAAATATGCAGTTTGTTATAAAG CCCAATGTAATACAACATCATGTGACAGAGGAACATGCCAGGAGACCATAAACAACATAACCTGCCTCTGTGAACCTGGCTTTGAGGGAGACAGGTGCCAAACAG CCAAATGTCATGCAACATTATGTGACAGCGAAAGATGCCAAGAGACCATAGACAACATAACCTGTCTATGTGAACCTGGCTTTGAAGGAGATAGGTGCCAAACAG CTCTGGAATGCCCCGCTTTGTCTCAGCCTGATAACGGATACCTTAGCTGCTCAGAAGAAAACCAGTCATTCAACTCAACCTGTCAATTTTTTTGCCACCCTGGCTTCCTGATGATAGGCTCGCCGGTAGTCTCTTGTGGGTTGACCGGTGTCTGGAGCGGCCCAAGGCCTACATGTGcaa gCTACAAAAAGGCTCTGCTCGCTGTAGCTGGGTGTGGAGCATTCTCTGTCTTCTGCTGCATCTGTTTTTGCTggatgaaacaaagaaaaa GAAAGAAACTTGCCCAAGTAAG GCAGCCTGAAGAAGCATCAGGTCCATCCAGTGTGGCTCAGGGATGA